One genomic window of Ilyobacter polytropus DSM 2926 includes the following:
- a CDS encoding DMT family transporter — translation MKENNNSTCLGSIKSILDKNIMVISSIFFSGAFIAGKFSIMEFPVFSLTFFRFLIASVILFLIMHFRGENLKISKSEIPHVIVLSLLGMVGYHLFFFTALKYTSSVNTSLIAASNPIMTTVLASIFLKERVSLKAAFGIVISFIGVAVIVTNGSYEVLKNMNFNIGDLYMLIAVLSFSCYFILLKNVLSRIPPMKLTAYVFLFCVLILLPAVIIENPASYMGSVTIKGWGSLLYMATFASVIAYMLQQVSVKRIGPSKTSLYINLIPLFSMVMAYFILGEKITIQKILAAAMIISGVIITLKSKNISK, via the coding sequence ATGAAAGAAAATAATAACAGTACATGCCTAGGATCAATAAAATCAATTCTAGATAAAAATATAATGGTGATATCCTCTATATTTTTTTCCGGAGCCTTTATTGCCGGGAAATTTTCCATAATGGAGTTTCCTGTTTTCTCCCTTACCTTTTTCAGATTTTTAATTGCAAGTGTCATTCTTTTCTTGATAATGCATTTCAGAGGGGAAAATCTAAAAATATCCAAATCAGAGATACCTCATGTGATAGTACTTTCTCTTCTCGGGATGGTAGGTTATCACCTGTTTTTTTTCACTGCACTAAAATACACATCTAGTGTAAATACATCTCTTATTGCAGCCTCAAACCCAATAATGACAACAGTTCTAGCATCAATTTTTCTAAAGGAAAGGGTCTCACTAAAAGCCGCCTTTGGTATAGTCATATCATTTATAGGGGTTGCCGTCATAGTTACCAACGGTTCATATGAAGTCTTAAAGAATATGAATTTTAACATTGGAGACCTCTATATGCTAATAGCGGTATTGTCTTTCTCCTGTTATTTCATACTTCTAAAAAATGTCCTGAGCAGGATTCCCCCTATGAAGCTTACAGCTTATGTTTTTCTATTTTGTGTTTTGATTCTTCTCCCTGCTGTAATAATAGAAAACCCAGCTTCTTATATGGGGTCAGTTACAATAAAAGGTTGGGGAAGCCTTTTATACATGGCGACTTTTGCCTCTGTTATAGCCTATATGCTCCAACAAGTTTCAGTAAAGAGAATCGGACCTTCAAAGACCTCTTTGTATATAAATCTTATTCCACTTTTTTCAATGGTAATGGCTTATTTTATTTTAGGGGAAAAAATTACAATTCAAAAGATACTGGCTGCCGCCATGATCATCTCTGGGGTCATAATCACATTAAAAAGCAAAAATATCTCTAAATAA
- a CDS encoding sensor histidine kinase has protein sequence MEKELILENIKEGLIALNSNDEIEYMNKSALYILRDNDREKVGKALINFAKKRIPYYNREFILCNKRIFINLVPVIKEECYMGSVITFVDQNEMNSIAREITGIDQVINSLRASVHEFKNKLHVVMGFIQMKEYREAKDYIMKLQQEENKNFSLVSAVEDHYINAVLLSKGSIAREKRIDFKIENASNLREKHGVISSDDLVVIVGNLVDNAFEACMIFEESENQVKIMLDEDESRIRIEVFDNGIEISDDMKKSIFKRGISTKGKGRGSGLSLVKDKVGLYNGYVKVVEEKDGKRFVVELSKEGEM, from the coding sequence GTGGAAAAAGAATTAATCCTTGAAAATATAAAAGAGGGGCTGATAGCCTTGAACTCAAATGATGAAATAGAGTATATGAATAAAAGTGCCCTTTATATATTGAGGGACAATGACAGGGAAAAAGTCGGCAAGGCTCTCATAAACTTTGCAAAAAAGAGAATTCCATATTACAACAGAGAATTTATATTGTGCAATAAAAGAATTTTTATAAATCTCGTACCTGTAATAAAAGAGGAATGTTATATGGGGTCGGTAATAACTTTTGTAGACCAAAATGAAATGAACAGCATAGCTAGAGAGATAACTGGTATAGATCAGGTGATAAACAGCCTGAGAGCCAGTGTCCATGAATTTAAAAATAAGCTTCATGTGGTCATGGGGTTTATTCAGATGAAGGAGTACAGAGAAGCAAAAGACTATATAATGAAGCTTCAGCAAGAGGAAAACAAGAATTTTTCATTGGTAAGTGCAGTTGAAGATCACTATATAAATGCTGTCTTACTTTCTAAGGGAAGTATTGCCAGGGAAAAGAGGATAGATTTTAAGATTGAAAACGCCTCTAACCTACGAGAAAAACACGGGGTAATATCAAGTGATGACCTAGTTGTAATAGTTGGGAATCTTGTAGATAATGCATTTGAGGCCTGTATGATATTTGAAGAGTCTGAAAACCAGGTGAAGATAATGTTGGATGAGGATGAGTCTAGAATCCGTATAGAGGTCTTTGATAACGGAATAGAGATTTCTGACGATATGAAAAAAAGTATATTTAAAAGAGGAATAAGTACAAAGGGTAAAGGAAGAGGTTCGGGTCTTAGTCTTGTAAAGGACAAGGTCGGGTTATATAATGGGTATGTAAAAGTTGTAGAGGAAAAAGATGGGAAAAGATTTGTAGTAGAGCTGTCAAAGGAAGGTGAGATGTGA
- a CDS encoding response regulator yields MKKVLIVEDDPMVAMINKKYVDSFEGFGVTGCVSKREDFFDILSNKDVDLIIMDVYMPGKSGLELLKEMRELGYTTDVVMVTAANSVKEVKKAFAYGVVDYLIKPFEFERLKEALEKYEARSVVFSEKENFQQNEIDKLYTSESIEEELPKGIQSKTLNKIIILMENEEKEKVWTIKELSEKLMISGVTIKKYLDFLEKNERIRASVFHGQRGRPEYRYRLMG; encoded by the coding sequence GTGAAAAAAGTTTTGATAGTTGAAGATGACCCCATGGTAGCTATGATAAATAAAAAATATGTAGATTCATTTGAGGGGTTTGGTGTAACTGGGTGTGTCAGTAAAAGAGAGGATTTTTTTGACATTCTGTCTAACAAGGATGTGGACCTAATAATAATGGATGTATATATGCCAGGTAAAAGCGGGCTAGAACTCTTGAAAGAGATGAGGGAACTTGGGTATACAACAGATGTAGTAATGGTAACTGCGGCAAACAGCGTAAAAGAGGTAAAAAAGGCCTTTGCCTACGGAGTGGTGGATTACCTTATAAAACCCTTTGAATTTGAGAGACTGAAAGAAGCCCTTGAAAAGTATGAGGCAAGGTCAGTTGTTTTTTCCGAAAAAGAAAATTTTCAGCAAAATGAGATAGATAAACTTTATACTAGTGAGAGTATAGAGGAGGAACTTCCCAAGGGGATACAAAGTAAGACTTTAAATAAAATAATAATCCTTATGGAAAATGAGGAAAAAGAAAAGGTTTGGACAATAAAGGAACTATCGGAAAAACTCATGATAAGCGGAGTTACCATAAAAAAATATTTAGATTTTCTTGAAAAAAATGAAAGAATAAGAGCTAGTGTGTTTCACGGACAAAGAGGCAGGCCTGAATATAGATATAGGCTGATGGGGTAG
- a CDS encoding YhdH/YhfP family quinone oxidoreductase, whose product MEKFRAVRIFEEDGKFVKKLVERDIAELPEGEVLIKVKYSSLNYKDALSCIGNKGITRKFPHTPGIDAAGIVADSKSEEFKKGDEVLAIGYDLGMNTDGGFGEYIRVPADWVVKRPEKLSLKEAMIYGTAGYTAGQSVYELVTSGVKPEDGEVLISGATGGVGSHSVRFLSKLGYDVVAVVNGETEENTALAMGAKRVISREEALDNSGKALLSQKWAGAIDTVGGATLSTMVRSIKFGGAVTTCGNVTGAEMPGITVFPFILRAVKLIGIASAYSSKERRRIVWEKLADEWKSDKLQMGIKEVGIDGILQEVDNMLDAKLVGRVILAHE is encoded by the coding sequence ATGGAAAAGTTTAGAGCCGTAAGGATATTTGAGGAAGATGGTAAATTTGTAAAAAAGCTAGTTGAAAGAGATATAGCAGAGCTTCCTGAGGGTGAAGTTTTAATAAAAGTAAAATACTCATCACTAAACTACAAAGATGCTCTTTCATGCATTGGAAATAAGGGTATAACTAGAAAATTTCCGCATACGCCAGGAATAGATGCAGCAGGAATAGTTGCAGACTCTAAATCAGAAGAGTTTAAAAAAGGGGATGAAGTTCTAGCTATAGGTTATGATCTAGGTATGAACACAGACGGAGGCTTTGGAGAATATATAAGAGTTCCTGCAGACTGGGTTGTGAAAAGGCCTGAAAAATTAAGTCTAAAGGAAGCTATGATATATGGAACTGCAGGTTATACGGCTGGTCAGTCAGTATACGAACTTGTTACTTCTGGAGTGAAACCTGAAGACGGAGAGGTACTGATAAGTGGAGCTACAGGAGGTGTCGGAAGTCATTCGGTGAGATTTTTGTCAAAACTTGGATATGATGTGGTGGCTGTTGTAAATGGTGAAACAGAGGAAAATACGGCCCTTGCCATGGGAGCGAAGAGAGTCATATCAAGGGAAGAGGCTTTAGATAACAGTGGGAAAGCTCTGCTTAGTCAAAAATGGGCAGGTGCAATAGATACTGTAGGAGGTGCTACACTTTCTACTATGGTGAGGTCAATAAAATTTGGAGGGGCAGTAACTACCTGTGGTAATGTCACAGGGGCCGAGATGCCAGGGATAACTGTATTTCCATTTATTTTGAGGGCTGTAAAGCTTATTGGTATAGCTTCTGCTTACTCTTCTAAAGAGAGAAGAAGAATAGTGTGGGAAAAACTGGCAGATGAGTGGAAAAGTGATAAACTTCAGATGGGAATAAAAGAGGTTGGCATCGACGGAATACTTCAAGAGGTTGATAACATGCTTGATGCAAAACTTGTGGGAAGAGTAATATTAGCACATGAATAA
- a CDS encoding bifunctional diguanylate cyclase/phosphodiesterase: MDHLTKTFNRNKGLEILENTIKKDNLQDSPVSLCLVDIQNLAHINNKLGIAAGDKLIKIVGNILSSNFRKTDAVVRFEGDKFIVILKGCKANCRAALIKSLQNRLSLFNTSNKKNYYLKLHMLFCAYKGETAQEFIEKSFHQLNLHKKKQSTKDAIIQEEIIDGLNRNEFRTFFQPKVFIREKQIEFEALIRWFHPEKGLIPPDKFIPISEKSFVIHNLTKKVLKDAVDFSQKTNTKVSVNISPVVFQNPNFSKEIRKILNTREIAELIVLEITEGIALDNFKVAVNKMKDLNKIGVEFSIDDFGIGYSSLSYLEKLPIAELKIDKLFVRNIHTDKINPLIIDFVIKVGKISGFKVIAEGVETKDHIKTLTSLGCHNFQGYYFDKPQSADIIYEKYSSYFYHNMIENLKR; encoded by the coding sequence ATGGATCATCTAACTAAAACCTTCAATAGAAATAAGGGACTAGAAATTTTGGAAAATACCATAAAAAAAGATAACCTCCAGGACTCTCCCGTCTCTTTATGTCTTGTGGATATACAAAATCTCGCTCATATCAATAATAAACTTGGTATCGCTGCCGGAGACAAGCTAATAAAAATAGTGGGAAACATTCTTTCTTCTAATTTTAGGAAGACAGATGCCGTAGTTCGATTCGAAGGAGATAAGTTCATTGTTATCCTCAAAGGATGCAAGGCTAACTGCCGAGCTGCCCTCATAAAGAGTCTCCAAAACAGACTCTCTCTTTTTAATACATCAAACAAAAAAAATTATTACCTAAAACTTCACATGCTCTTCTGTGCATACAAGGGAGAAACAGCCCAGGAATTTATAGAAAAATCCTTTCACCAGCTTAATCTTCACAAGAAGAAACAAAGTACCAAAGATGCTATTATTCAAGAAGAGATAATCGATGGATTAAACCGTAACGAATTCAGGACCTTCTTCCAGCCTAAAGTTTTTATTAGGGAAAAACAGATAGAGTTTGAAGCTCTCATAAGATGGTTTCATCCTGAAAAGGGGCTGATACCTCCAGATAAGTTTATTCCCATCTCAGAAAAGTCTTTTGTCATACACAACCTTACAAAAAAGGTCTTAAAAGATGCCGTAGACTTTTCACAAAAGACAAATACCAAGGTATCTGTCAATATATCTCCTGTAGTTTTTCAAAATCCAAACTTTTCCAAGGAGATAAGGAAAATTTTAAATACACGGGAAATTGCAGAACTCATAGTTTTAGAAATCACCGAAGGAATAGCCTTAGATAATTTCAAGGTGGCAGTAAATAAGATGAAAGATCTAAATAAAATAGGAGTCGAATTTTCCATAGATGATTTTGGTATCGGCTATTCATCTTTGAGCTACCTTGAAAAACTCCCAATAGCTGAATTAAAAATCGACAAATTATTTGTGAGAAATATTCATACTGACAAAATAAATCCTCTTATAATAGATTTTGTAATTAAAGTAGGAAAAATATCCGGTTTCAAAGTTATCGCAGAAGGTGTCGAGACAAAAGACCATATAAAAACCCTCACATCATTGGGTTGTCATAATTTCCAAGGATATTATTTTGATAAACCCCAGTCTGCTGATATTATTTACGAAAAATATTCTTCATATTTCTATCACAACATGATAGAAAATCTCAAGAGATAG
- the dusB gene encoding tRNA dihydrouridine synthase DusB: MMKIYVAPMAGVTDYTYRRIMKEFHPDLMFTEMVSVNAVEMANEKTINKMLRLLPDDAVQIFGKDIEIMKNSAKYVENLGVKHIDVNMGCPVPKIVKNGYGSAMLEDPEHARKMMLELRKSLKPETCLSMKIRIGYKNHKDPLKFAKIAEEAGCEHITIHGRTKEQMYSGTADWDVIKDVKSQVNIPVIGNGDIFTPEDAYEKAMYSKVDGVMLARGIYGNPWLIKQVREIFQEGTVKTIPTAEDKIDMAIKHVKYAREDHPDRDFYFEIRKHLCWYIKGLKNATHGKNLINRSESYEEILEILENLRKANI, translated from the coding sequence ATAATGAAGATTTATGTGGCACCTATGGCTGGTGTGACTGATTATACATATAGAAGAATAATGAAAGAGTTTCATCCTGACCTGATGTTTACTGAGATGGTCAGTGTAAATGCAGTAGAGATGGCCAACGAGAAAACTATAAATAAAATGCTAAGACTGCTTCCAGATGACGCAGTTCAGATTTTTGGAAAAGATATAGAGATAATGAAAAACAGTGCGAAATATGTAGAGAATCTTGGGGTGAAACATATAGATGTAAATATGGGATGCCCGGTACCTAAGATAGTCAAAAACGGATATGGATCTGCCATGCTAGAAGATCCAGAGCATGCGAGAAAAATGATGCTAGAGCTTCGTAAGTCTCTAAAGCCTGAAACATGTTTATCTATGAAGATAAGGATAGGCTATAAAAACCACAAAGATCCTTTGAAATTTGCAAAAATAGCAGAAGAAGCTGGATGTGAACATATAACCATCCATGGAAGAACAAAAGAGCAGATGTATTCTGGAACTGCAGACTGGGATGTGATAAAAGATGTGAAATCCCAGGTAAATATTCCTGTGATAGGTAACGGAGACATATTTACTCCAGAAGATGCCTATGAAAAGGCCATGTACTCTAAGGTGGACGGCGTGATGCTGGCTAGGGGAATATACGGTAATCCCTGGCTTATAAAACAAGTGAGAGAGATATTCCAAGAGGGAACGGTAAAGACTATCCCTACTGCTGAAGATAAGATAGATATGGCAATAAAGCATGTGAAATATGCAAGAGAAGACCATCCAGATAGAGATTTTTACTTTGAGATAAGAAAACATCTATGCTGGTATATAAAGGGTTTGAAAAATGCAACTCACGGAAAAAACCTCATAAACAGATCAGAATCTTATGAGGAAATTCTTGAAATACTGGAAAATCTGAGAAAAGCAAATATTTAA
- the mutS gene encoding DNA mismatch repair protein MutS: protein MSNETPLMKQYREIKEENRDSILFFRLGDFYEMFFDDAVIASKELGITLTSRNKEKGQNVPLAGIPYHSSASYMAKLVRKGYKVAVCEQVEDPKTAKGIVKREVVKVITPGTVIDTDYLDDKSNNYLLCVYIKGDRAGIAYVDITTGEFKTTELEGDDIISKALNEVHKISPNEIIVEEKSYENYADKFKNYAAISELTMQKVSFVKNSEEILKDYFRVISLDSYGLQGKKEAVAAGAMALEYILELQKCNELPINKISYENSEEHMELNLTTQKNLELIHNQREKSNLGTLLWVLDSCKTSMGTRMLKSYIKNPLLKVEEIEKRQEDIGYFIDEVLIREEIREILKNIYDIERLIGKVIMGTENGRDLIALKKSIRGALEILKILGNRQLFDSDLEKLIEVYNLIEKSINEEPPFSVREGGMIKGGYNSELDDLHDISKSGKNYILDIETREREKTGIKNLKVKYNKVFGYFIEVTRANSALVPEEYIRKQTLTNAERYITPELKDYESKVLNAKEKIEALEYQIFKDISSEIKEENRVFQELAQNLAYLDVVTSLSDVAIKNNYVKPEVFEGFSMEIKGGRHPIVEKLVGPGEFVKNDILLDDDKSIIILTGPNMAGKSTYMKQLALIILMAQIGSYVPAEFAKIGIVDKIFTRVGASDDLVSGQSTFMVEMSEVANIVNNATEKSFVILDEVGRGTSTFDGISIASSITEYIHDKIGSKTVFATHYHELTELEGKLEKAENYRIEVKETENDVVFLREIVKGGADKSYGIEVARLAGLPREILNKSKATLKSLEAKRALIEKKMKGEQLSLFGGVIEAEEIPLEEEKRVLTLEEEKAIEIICDTDLNSLTPLDALVKLSELKKMLK, encoded by the coding sequence ATGAGCAATGAAACACCACTTATGAAACAATATAGAGAGATAAAAGAGGAGAACAGAGACAGCATCCTCTTTTTTAGACTTGGGGACTTTTATGAGATGTTTTTTGACGATGCAGTTATAGCATCTAAAGAACTAGGGATAACCCTCACTAGCCGAAATAAAGAAAAAGGACAGAATGTACCTCTAGCGGGGATACCTTATCACTCGTCAGCATCTTATATGGCTAAACTTGTAAGGAAGGGATACAAGGTCGCAGTATGCGAGCAGGTAGAAGATCCGAAGACTGCCAAGGGAATAGTAAAAAGAGAGGTAGTAAAGGTAATCACTCCGGGAACTGTAATTGATACTGATTATCTAGATGATAAGAGTAACAATTATTTGCTCTGTGTGTATATAAAAGGCGACAGAGCCGGGATAGCCTATGTGGATATAACCACGGGAGAATTTAAAACCACAGAATTGGAAGGGGACGATATAATATCTAAGGCACTTAATGAGGTGCATAAGATATCTCCCAACGAGATCATAGTAGAGGAAAAAAGCTATGAGAATTATGCTGATAAATTTAAAAATTACGCAGCTATCAGTGAACTGACTATGCAAAAAGTTTCTTTTGTAAAAAACAGTGAGGAGATATTAAAAGACTACTTTAGAGTGATATCTTTAGACAGCTATGGACTTCAGGGGAAGAAGGAAGCTGTGGCTGCAGGGGCTATGGCGCTAGAATATATCCTTGAATTACAAAAATGTAATGAGCTGCCTATAAATAAGATTTCCTATGAAAATAGTGAAGAACATATGGAGCTAAATCTGACTACCCAGAAAAATCTGGAGCTTATTCATAATCAGAGAGAAAAATCTAATCTGGGAACTCTTTTATGGGTGCTTGACAGCTGTAAGACCTCTATGGGAACGAGAATGCTTAAAAGTTATATAAAAAATCCCCTGCTCAAGGTCGAGGAGATTGAAAAAAGGCAGGAGGATATAGGGTATTTTATAGATGAGGTCCTTATCCGTGAAGAGATAAGAGAGATTCTGAAAAATATATATGATATAGAAAGACTCATCGGAAAGGTTATAATGGGGACGGAAAACGGACGTGACCTTATTGCTCTCAAGAAATCCATAAGGGGAGCATTGGAAATACTAAAAATACTTGGAAACAGACAGCTATTTGACAGTGACCTTGAAAAGCTGATAGAGGTGTATAACCTTATAGAAAAATCCATAAATGAGGAACCTCCTTTCTCTGTAAGAGAGGGTGGAATGATAAAAGGCGGATATAACTCCGAGCTAGATGATCTCCATGATATCTCTAAAAGCGGTAAAAATTATATATTGGATATAGAGACAAGAGAACGGGAGAAAACAGGGATAAAAAACCTCAAGGTGAAATACAACAAGGTATTTGGATATTTTATAGAGGTGACAAGAGCCAACTCAGCCCTTGTACCTGAGGAGTATATAAGAAAACAGACTCTGACAAATGCTGAAAGATATATAACACCAGAACTAAAAGACTATGAATCTAAGGTTTTAAATGCCAAGGAAAAGATAGAGGCCTTGGAATATCAGATTTTTAAAGATATATCTTCTGAAATAAAAGAGGAAAATAGAGTTTTTCAGGAGCTGGCACAAAATCTAGCTTATCTGGATGTGGTGACCTCACTCTCAGACGTAGCCATAAAAAATAATTATGTAAAACCTGAAGTTTTTGAAGGGTTTTCAATGGAGATAAAGGGCGGCAGACATCCTATAGTGGAAAAACTCGTAGGACCGGGAGAGTTTGTGAAAAATGATATACTGTTGGATGACGATAAGAGTATAATAATACTGACCGGGCCAAATATGGCTGGAAAATCAACTTATATGAAGCAGCTTGCCCTTATAATACTCATGGCACAAATAGGTTCTTATGTTCCGGCAGAATTTGCCAAGATAGGAATAGTGGATAAGATATTTACAAGGGTAGGAGCAAGTGACGACCTGGTAAGTGGACAGTCAACCTTTATGGTGGAGATGAGTGAAGTGGCAAATATAGTCAACAACGCCACAGAAAAATCCTTTGTGATTTTGGATGAGGTGGGAAGGGGTACTTCTACTTTTGACGGTATATCAATAGCCAGCTCAATAACAGAGTATATTCATGATAAGATAGGATCAAAAACTGTCTTTGCCACTCACTATCATGAACTTACTGAATTAGAGGGAAAACTGGAAAAAGCTGAAAACTACAGGATAGAGGTAAAAGAGACGGAAAATGATGTGGTCTTTTTGAGAGAGATAGTAAAAGGGGGGGCCGATAAGTCCTATGGAATAGAGGTAGCGAGGCTTGCAGGTCTTCCTAGGGAGATACTAAACAAGTCAAAGGCCACTCTAAAATCTCTCGAGGCCAAAAGGGCTTTGATTGAGAAAAAAATGAAGGGTGAGCAACTCTCTTTATTCGGGGGAGTGATAGAAGCTGAGGAGATCCCTTTAGAAGAGGAAAAAAGAGTGTTGACCTTAGAAGAGGAAAAAGCAATTGAGATCATATGTGATACAGATCTTAATTCCCTTACTCCCCTTGATGCCCTGGTAAAACTCAGTGAATTGAAAAAAATGTTGAAATAG
- a CDS encoding LptA/OstA family protein, translated as MKMSYVNLDGDILMESEKIKVSADKIRYSDDTKIADIIGNIKVKGENLSEDTPGSLEGSFKNARYNLESKVLEAWDPFVIDYNGIKLYGDKLIYYEETGNFLVSENVHAEKDGFTLYMDSIEHKSAENTVIFHCEIQGGDDIYSIKGKNGYYDTLKKQVELKGDVVVSSKDGKELKADRGIYETETKVLYAYGDTKDVIYKSPDGKVTSKEIVYKSETEELFLNKKYTFSNQEYTSKGEKFYYNNLTGAGKAEKGDIKSKEFYGKGNLLEFNTQEKYYEAVGDAYFENSDYSVESSKLTYDQNSGQVTVPGKYTARGKNKNEIFKGLEATYNTQSGDFVSPGKFSGENSDYNFEGVDLTYNKISGIGKIDRDIIITGKRNGTKITGDRGNFKNGEFADIIGNIIVESKDITATGNKATYKQQEDKVYIPGNIKLKGKTSDFNGIMRDGVFDTEKSVYTGKAFEGKSDTATASGDFIKYYTEKDSFELTGNVVLKDPETEIRGSQAEYFIDSNEMQAKQPFKVFYDNLVINSAKGKFNMDSKSLDGNKVVITSNNDEKLQGDHVFGSFADKKVDFVGNVKASMYQTDKKTGKKEPVNFEGNSARVYFIEDNGYKANRSEIKDNGVFRYSGMTLHSDYLELDLVRNLALGREGSRLIMENGTEVTSDIVDVNLTTEVANLINNVEITNFSQESGYTKATADKGIIRNKEKIAELEGNVKAESATATIEADKGIYDMNTNKFKAIGNVFINYKTN; from the coding sequence ATGAAAATGAGTTACGTAAATTTAGATGGCGATATACTGATGGAAAGTGAAAAAATAAAAGTAAGTGCAGACAAAATAAGATACAGTGATGATACCAAGATCGCAGACATAATAGGAAATATAAAGGTAAAGGGGGAAAATCTCAGTGAAGATACCCCGGGCTCTCTAGAAGGGAGTTTTAAAAATGCCAGATATAATTTGGAATCTAAGGTTTTAGAAGCCTGGGATCCCTTTGTAATAGATTACAACGGAATTAAATTATACGGAGACAAACTAATATATTATGAAGAAACAGGAAACTTTCTTGTCTCTGAAAATGTTCATGCTGAAAAAGACGGATTTACCCTTTATATGGATAGTATAGAGCATAAATCAGCTGAGAATACTGTAATTTTTCACTGTGAAATTCAAGGTGGAGACGATATATACTCCATAAAAGGAAAGAATGGATACTATGACACCTTAAAAAAACAGGTGGAACTAAAAGGAGACGTCGTTGTAAGCTCTAAAGACGGAAAAGAGCTAAAGGCTGACAGAGGAATCTACGAAACTGAGACAAAGGTCTTGTATGCCTACGGAGATACAAAAGATGTAATCTATAAATCTCCTGATGGCAAGGTAACTTCTAAAGAGATAGTATATAAAAGTGAAACAGAGGAACTTTTCCTAAATAAAAAATATACTTTTTCAAACCAGGAATATACCAGCAAGGGTGAGAAGTTTTATTATAATAATCTCACTGGAGCAGGAAAAGCTGAAAAGGGAGATATAAAAAGTAAAGAATTCTACGGAAAAGGGAATCTTTTGGAGTTCAACACCCAAGAAAAATATTATGAGGCTGTGGGAGATGCTTATTTTGAAAATTCAGATTATTCTGTAGAAAGCTCTAAGCTCACCTATGATCAGAACTCAGGTCAGGTCACAGTCCCAGGAAAATATACTGCCAGAGGGAAAAATAAAAATGAGATTTTTAAAGGACTTGAAGCTACCTACAACACCCAGTCTGGAGATTTTGTATCTCCTGGAAAGTTTTCTGGTGAAAACTCCGATTATAATTTTGAAGGTGTAGACCTCACATATAATAAAATCAGCGGAATAGGTAAGATAGACAGAGATATAATAATAACAGGGAAAAGAAATGGTACAAAGATCACAGGAGACAGAGGAAACTTCAAAAACGGTGAGTTTGCAGATATTATAGGAAATATAATAGTGGAAAGTAAAGATATCACAGCAACAGGAAACAAGGCCACATATAAGCAACAGGAAGACAAGGTTTACATTCCTGGAAATATAAAACTCAAGGGTAAAACATCAGACTTTAACGGAATTATGAGAGACGGAGTTTTCGATACAGAAAAATCTGTCTATACAGGAAAGGCCTTTGAGGGTAAGAGTGACACTGCCACAGCATCAGGAGATTTCATAAAATATTATACTGAAAAAGATTCCTTTGAACTTACTGGAAATGTAGTATTGAAAGATCCAGAAACAGAGATAAGAGGCTCACAGGCTGAGTATTTTATTGATTCAAACGAGATGCAGGCAAAACAGCCTTTCAAAGTATTTTATGACAACCTTGTCATAAACTCTGCAAAGGGTAAATTTAATATGGACAGCAAGTCTTTAGACGGAAATAAAGTAGTAATTACCTCAAACAACGATGAAAAACTTCAGGGAGATCATGTTTTTGGTTCTTTTGCAGATAAAAAAGTTGACTTTGTGGGAAATGTAAAGGCATCAATGTATCAAACTGATAAAAAGACCGGAAAAAAAGAACCTGTTAATTTTGAGGGAAACTCTGCAAGGGTTTACTTTATAGAGGATAACGGGTATAAGGCAAATAGAAGTGAGATAAAAGATAATGGAGTATTCAGATACAGCGGGATGACGCTGCATTCAGACTACCTGGAACTAGACCTAGTGAGAAATCTGGCCCTAGGAAGAGAGGGGAGCCGGTTAATCATGGAAAACGGAACTGAGGTGACATCTGATATAGTAGATGTAAATCTTACTACAGAGGTGGCAAATCTTATAAATAATGTGGAAATAACAAATTTCAGTCAGGAATCAGGATATACCAAGGCTACTGCAGACAAAGGTATAATCAGAAATAAAGAAAAAATTGCAGAACTTGAGGGAAATGTAAAGGCTGAGAGTGCTACTGCGACTATAGAGGCTGACAAGGGTATTTACGATATGAATACCAATAAATTTAAGGCAATAGGGAATGTATTTATAAATTATAAAACAAATTAA